In a genomic window of Lagopus muta isolate bLagMut1 chromosome 2, bLagMut1 primary, whole genome shotgun sequence:
- the LOC125688854 gene encoding interleukin-17A-like, whose amino-acid sequence MSPIPCSPLFRPLLLVLLAVLSASISAHGKVIWPGLEPESLFKKGDAGCPNQKDGKFPQTVRVNISISNVNQDTKVTLDISKRSLAPWDYRIDEDHNRFPRLVADAQCRHSRCVNSAGQLDHSVNSVPIKQEILVLRREPRGCQHSYRLEKKMITVGCTCVTPLIQHQA is encoded by the exons atgtcTCCAATCCCTTGTTCTCCTTTG TTCAGACCATTGCTATTGGTGttgctggctgtgctgtcagcCAGCATTTCTGCCCATGGGAAGGTGATATGGCCAGGACTTGAGCCGGAGAGCCTCTTCAAGAAAGGAGATGCTGGATGCCCAAACCAAAAAGATGGGAAATTCCCTCAAACTGTGAGAGTCAACATAAGCATCAGCAACGTGAACCAGGATACCAAAGTGACTCTTGATATCAGCAAACGCTCACTGGCTCCATGGGATTACAG GATCGATGAGGACCACAACCGCTTCCCCCGCTTGGTTGCTGACGCCCAGTGCCGCCATTCCAGGTGCGTGAACTCGGCCGGGCAGCTGGACCACAGCGTCAACTCGGTGCCCATCAAACAGGAGATCCTCGTCCTGCGCCGCGAGCCGAGGGGCTGCCAGCACTCGTACcgcctggagaagaaaatgatcaCCGTGGGCTGCACGTGTGTCACCCCACTGATCCAGCACCAGGCCTAA
- the LOC125688853 gene encoding interleukin-17F-like — translation MAFASYAALLRSLLLVLVLALAVRSSPHGKVVHPRPRKVGGSERLSEDCPNQKDPNFPTMVKVDIRIGSSDPASRMVHDIRNRSLSPWNYRLDEDPDRFPRVIADAECRLLGCLNSLGQEDRSLNSIPITQEILVLRREQRGCQPTYRLEKKLITVGCTCAAPVIQHQS, via the exons ATGGCTTTTGCCAGCTATGCTGCACTG CTCAGGTCTCTGCTTTTGGTGCTGGTTTTAGCACTCGCTGTAAGGAGCTCGCCCCATGGGAAGGTCGTTCATCCTCGACCCAGGAAGGTTGGTGGCTCTGAGAGGCTGAGTGAAGACTGCCCGAACCAAAAGGATCCCAACTTCCCGACGATGGTGAAAGTTGACATTCGCATTGGCAGCTCTGATCCTGCCTCCAGGATGGTCCATGACATCAGGAACCGGTCTCTCAGTCCTTGGAATTACAG GCTCGATGAGGACCCTGACCGCTTCCCCCGGGTGATAGCTGATGCTGAGTGCCGCCTCTTGGGCTGCTTGAACTCACTGGGGCAAGAGGACCGCAGCCTCAACTCCATCCCCATCACACAGGAGATCCTCGTCCTCCGGAGGGAGCAGCGGGGCTGCCAGCCCACCTACCGCCTGGAGAAGAAGCTGATCACCGTGGGCTGCACGTGTGCTGCTCCAGTCATCCAGCACCAGTCCTAG